A single window of Candidatus Methanomethylicota archaeon DNA harbors:
- a CDS encoding TldD/PmbA family protein — protein MEKLFEIGERVLKELMEKGMDGAIVLPTKVDRVMIRFSNNKIDVIQNWSIINVDFLCTLRKKRLIGKIGNITEEGIEKALKMALNIDLSHEEGIEIPKGEKFPKRFSKEKLVKDKMIDYVEIAINSALKEGVERVAGIFDGRLISYCIMSSNGAEGYDERTSYELNVRAFKNEMSGQGLGCSSSIKNINAENIGKEAGWIIKEGKEFLSWKEGKYKVLMGPIIAANLIEELAMASSAFNIDAGFSCLVNKIGNKVVSDKLTIIDDGTLEDGPNSRMFDDEGITTMKNIIIENGVLIKYLHNSKTASKFNVKSTGNAGWIIPHPWNIIINSGDISFEEALELLKNGIYIVSNWYTRFQNYSTGDFSTICRDGMFLVENGEIKGALKGLRISDNLLRLFSSINAICKERKWIKWWEVRTPVFTPALIFDEVNITKAQGY, from the coding sequence ATGGAGAAATTATTTGAAATTGGAGAAAGAGTTCTTAAAGAATTAATGGAAAAAGGAATGGATGGTGCTATAGTATTACCAACAAAAGTTGATAGAGTAATGATAAGATTTAGTAATAATAAAATTGATGTTATTCAAAATTGGTCAATAATAAATGTAGATTTTTTATGTACTTTAAGAAAAAAAAGATTAATTGGAAAAATTGGAAATATAACAGAAGAAGGAATTGAAAAAGCACTTAAAATGGCATTAAATATTGATTTATCACATGAAGAAGGAATTGAAATACCTAAAGGTGAAAAATTTCCAAAAAGATTTTCCAAGGAAAAATTAGTAAAAGATAAAATGATAGATTATGTTGAAATTGCCATAAACTCAGCATTAAAAGAAGGTGTTGAAAGAGTAGCAGGAATATTTGATGGAAGATTAATTTCATATTGTATAATGAGTAGTAATGGAGCAGAAGGATATGATGAAAGGACTTCTTATGAACTTAATGTAAGAGCTTTTAAGAATGAAATGAGTGGACAAGGATTGGGATGTAGTAGTTCGATAAAGAATATTAATGCTGAAAATATAGGTAAAGAAGCTGGTTGGATAATAAAAGAAGGAAAAGAATTCTTAAGTTGGAAGGAAGGAAAGTATAAAGTATTAATGGGACCAATAATAGCAGCAAATTTAATAGAAGAATTAGCCATGGCATCATCAGCTTTTAATATTGATGCAGGATTTTCATGTTTAGTTAATAAAATTGGAAATAAAGTAGTTTCTGATAAACTTACAATAATAGATGATGGAACTTTAGAAGATGGACCTAATTCAAGAATGTTTGATGATGAAGGAATTACAACTATGAAAAACATAATTATTGAAAATGGTGTATTAATAAAATATCTACATAATTCTAAGACAGCTTCAAAATTTAATGTCAAGAGTACAGGTAATGCTGGTTGGATAATTCCACATCCATGGAATATTATAATTAATTCTGGAGATATTTCTTTTGAAGAAGCTCTTGAATTATTGAAAAATGGAATTTACATTGTAAGTAATTGGTATACTAGATTTCAAAATTATAGTACAGGAGATTTCTCAACAATATGTAGAGATGGAATGTTTTTAGTAGAAAATGGAGAAATTAAAGGAGCGCTTAAAGGATTAAGAATAAGTGATAATCTTTTAAGATTATTTTCGTCAATTAATGCAATTTGTAAAGAAAGAAAATGGATAAAATGGTGGGAAGTAAGAACACCAGTTTTTACACCAGCATTAATTTTTGATGAAGTTAATATAACAAAAGCTCAAGGATATTAG
- a CDS encoding molybdopterin molybdotransferase MoeA, which yields MEFKELKKLEEAQRILMEKFSEKNFDNEKVLLQNAIGRLLAEDVIAKIDVPAFDRAAVDGFALKAHETFSASPYNPAIFKLKGIIDAGSEIKEIYDGECYEISTGAPIPRGADAVVMIEDCEVEGEIVKVKKPVAKFANISLKGEDIKKGEVVLEKGKLLKPWHIGVLASIGEKEVLVKKRPKIGIFSTGNELINYYEEIKIGKTIDSTRPMIIELLKDLGCEVIDRGIIRDDYNEILNELKILSKNSDMIITIGGTSVGKRDLLPKIIEENFSILFHGLAIKPGKPTSAGIIEDKLIIMLPGYPVAALIGFESLVIPLLYKWTGKEIIEKKKIKAILSRRVPTTPGIRHFLRVKIRKVDDKFLADPIAITGSGLLSSIAKADGIVVIEENCEGLEEGEEVEVEIIR from the coding sequence ATGGAATTTAAAGAACTTAAAAAATTAGAAGAAGCTCAAAGAATTTTAATGGAAAAATTTAGTGAAAAAAATTTTGATAATGAAAAAGTATTATTACAAAATGCTATTGGAAGATTATTAGCTGAAGATGTTATAGCTAAAATAGATGTTCCTGCATTTGATAGAGCTGCAGTAGATGGATTTGCATTAAAAGCTCATGAAACATTTAGTGCAAGTCCATATAATCCTGCTATATTCAAGTTAAAAGGAATTATTGATGCTGGATCTGAAATTAAAGAAATTTATGATGGAGAATGTTATGAAATTTCAACAGGAGCTCCAATTCCTAGAGGAGCTGATGCAGTAGTAATGATTGAAGATTGTGAAGTAGAAGGTGAAATTGTAAAAGTAAAAAAACCAGTAGCAAAATTTGCAAATATTTCATTAAAAGGAGAAGATATTAAGAAAGGAGAAGTTGTACTAGAAAAAGGAAAATTATTAAAACCATGGCATATAGGAGTTTTAGCATCAATAGGAGAAAAAGAAGTATTAGTTAAAAAAAGGCCAAAAATTGGAATTTTCTCAACAGGAAATGAATTAATAAATTATTATGAAGAAATAAAAATTGGTAAAACAATAGATTCAACAAGGCCAATGATAATTGAATTACTTAAAGATTTAGGATGTGAAGTTATTGATAGAGGTATTATCAGAGATGATTATAATGAAATACTTAATGAATTAAAAATTCTTTCTAAAAATTCAGATATGATTATTACAATAGGTGGAACTTCTGTAGGTAAAAGAGATCTTCTTCCAAAGATTATTGAGGAAAATTTTTCAATTTTATTCCATGGCTTAGCTATTAAACCAGGAAAACCTACAAGTGCTGGAATTATAGAAGATAAACTAATAATTATGTTACCTGGATATCCAGTAGCTGCTTTAATAGGATTTGAATCATTAGTTATTCCATTATTATATAAATGGACTGGAAAAGAAATTATTGAAAAGAAGAAAATTAAAGCAATATTAAGTAGAAGAGTACCAACAACACCTGGTATAAGACATTTTTTAAGAGTTAAGATAAGAAAAGTTGATGATAAATTTTTAGCAGATCCTATTGCAATTACAGGATCTGGACTACTATCCTCAATAGCTAAAGCTGATGGAATTGTAGTTATAGAAGAGAATTGTGAAGGATTAGAAGAAGGAGAAGAAGTTGAAGTTGAGATAATTAGGTGA
- a CDS encoding molybdopterin biosynthesis protein: MRKIFHKLLSIEEALDILIKNINKELEIELIEIENAQGRILAKNIVSNIDLPPFDRAEMDGYAVISSNTEGASELNPIKLKCKGSINAGSDEIKEIYDGECYEISTGAPIPRGADAVVMIEYTKKEGDFVYIFKPVTPGENIAHTGSDIEIGTIVLRKGTILGRREIALLAALGLKNIEVYKKLKIGIISTGDELIAQGEELKFGKIYDTNYLSIYTALIEEGMNPIFLGRIGDSYEDIKKLLIKNIDNYDAIIISGGTSAGVGDIVYRVLSEVCNQGVIVHGLNVKPGKPTVIAIHNGKPIFGLPGYPVSALIIFNEIVKPFIYYLYRRKIEEKKIIAKLSERINAVKGRRWFLPVHLIKRKNGLIAFPIFTSSGAIGMLCKADGYIIINENKEFLNKGENVEVNLFHNELADLVIMGSNCPALDILIEMLFEKYGIKTKLINIGSMAGLEAFKKGEADIAGIHLLDPKTMKYNEPYIIEAGIPKENLIKGYKRLQGLIIRKGNPKNINGIEDIIREDIVFVNRNRGSGTRILTDYMIRKMCEEKKLEFQKIINKIRGYRWEAKTHSAVAAAISQGRADVGVGIMLSAIQYGLDFIPWCYEEYDFLVNQDNEYVNKFLECLKSKDFINELKKLPGYSI, translated from the coding sequence ATGAGAAAAATTTTTCATAAACTTTTAAGCATTGAAGAAGCTCTTGATATTTTAATTAAAAATATTAATAAAGAATTAGAAATTGAATTAATTGAAATAGAAAATGCTCAAGGAAGAATACTTGCAAAAAATATTGTATCTAACATAGATTTACCACCTTTTGATAGAGCTGAAATGGATGGATATGCTGTAATTTCATCAAATACAGAAGGGGCTTCTGAATTAAATCCTATTAAATTAAAATGTAAAGGAAGTATAAATGCAGGAAGTGATGAAATTAAAGAAATTTATGATGGAGAATGTTATGAAATTTCAACAGGAGCTCCAATTCCTAGAGGAGCTGATGCAGTAGTAATGATTGAGTATACAAAAAAAGAAGGAGATTTTGTTTATATATTTAAACCAGTAACTCCAGGAGAAAATATAGCTCATACTGGATCAGATATTGAAATAGGAACTATTGTTTTAAGAAAAGGTACTATTCTTGGAAGAAGAGAAATAGCATTATTAGCAGCTCTAGGATTAAAAAATATTGAAGTATATAAGAAATTAAAAATTGGAATAATATCTACTGGAGATGAACTAATTGCTCAAGGAGAAGAATTAAAATTTGGTAAAATTTATGATACTAATTATCTTTCAATTTATACAGCATTAATAGAAGAAGGAATGAATCCAATTTTTTTAGGAAGAATTGGAGATTCTTATGAAGATATTAAAAAATTATTAATTAAAAATATTGATAATTATGATGCAATAATAATATCAGGCGGAACTTCTGCAGGAGTTGGTGATATTGTCTATAGAGTTTTAAGTGAAGTTTGTAATCAAGGAGTAATAGTTCATGGATTAAATGTTAAACCAGGAAAACCCACTGTTATTGCAATTCATAATGGTAAGCCAATCTTTGGTCTTCCTGGCTATCCAGTTTCAGCATTAATAATATTTAATGAAATTGTAAAACCCTTCATTTATTACTTGTATAGAAGAAAAATAGAAGAGAAAAAAATAATTGCAAAATTATCTGAAAGAATAAATGCTGTAAAAGGAAGAAGATGGTTTTTACCAGTTCATTTAATAAAAAGAAAAAATGGCTTAATAGCCTTTCCTATTTTTACAAGTTCAGGAGCTATAGGAATGCTTTGTAAAGCTGATGGTTATATAATAATAAATGAAAATAAAGAATTTTTAAATAAAGGAGAAAATGTAGAAGTAAATTTATTTCATAATGAATTAGCAGATTTAGTAATAATGGGTAGTAATTGTCCAGCTTTAGATATTTTAATAGAAATGCTTTTTGAAAAATATGGAATCAAGACAAAACTCATTAATATTGGATCTATGGCTGGGTTAGAAGCTTTTAAAAAAGGAGAAGCAGATATAGCTGGAATTCATTTATTAGATCCTAAAACTATGAAATATAATGAACCATATATAATAGAAGCTGGAATACCAAAAGAAAATTTAATTAAAGGTTATAAAAGATTGCAAGGATTAATTATAAGAAAAGGAAATCCAAAGAATATTAATGGAATAGAAGATATCATAAGAGAAGATATAGTATTTGTTAATAGAAATAGAGGATCGGGAACAAGAATTTTAACAGATTATATGATTAGAAAAATGTGTGAAGAGAAAAAATTAGAATTTCAAAAAATAATTAATAAAATAAGAGGTTATAGATGGGAAGCAAAAACACACTCAGCAGTCGCAGCAGCAATAAGTCAAGGAAGGGCTGATGTTGGTGTAGGAATAATGTTATCAGCAATTCAATATGGACTAGATTTTATACCTTGGTGTTATGAAGAATATGATTTCTTAGTAAATCAAGATAATGAATATGTAAATAAATTTTTAGAATGTTTAAAATCAAAAGATTTTATTAATGAATTAAAGAAATTACCAGGATATAGTATATAA
- the gcvT gene encoding glycine cleavage system aminomethyltransferase GcvT — translation MKKRTPLYEFHKEKAHIGNYAEYEMPIWYNSISEEVISVREKVGIFDVSHMGRVIVSGNDVKEFLDYIMTNEISNLELYQAKYSLMCNENGGIKDDVIVTKIDENSFLIVWNAVNRDKNLNWIKEKIIGFDADVEDISDESFMIAIQGPFSEILLQKICDKNLSIIKRFRGLKTKIKGVECIITRTGYTGEDGFELISKEIEKALDIWNSLISLGAIPAGLGARDVLRIEAGLPLYGNEIDENINPFEARLDFAVKMNKPIFIGKEALEKIKITRKRIGIKMLDKGIPRSGYRVYSKEEIIGFITSGTYSPILNTGIAMAYLPIEFKGEVEVEIRGNRMKGIVTDFPFYDIKKYGWKREKN, via the coding sequence ATGAAAAAGAGAACCCCACTTTATGAATTTCATAAAGAAAAAGCTCATATAGGTAATTATGCAGAATATGAAATGCCAATATGGTATAATAGTATTTCTGAAGAAGTTATAAGTGTAAGAGAAAAAGTAGGAATTTTTGATGTAAGTCACATGGGAAGAGTAATAGTATCAGGAAATGATGTTAAAGAATTCTTGGATTATATTATGACTAATGAAATATCTAATTTAGAACTTTATCAAGCAAAATATTCTCTAATGTGTAATGAAAATGGAGGAATAAAAGATGATGTAATTGTAACTAAAATAGATGAAAATTCTTTCTTAATTGTATGGAATGCTGTAAATAGAGATAAAAATCTTAATTGGATTAAAGAAAAAATAATTGGTTTTGATGCTGATGTAGAAGATATTTCTGATGAAAGTTTTATGATAGCAATTCAAGGTCCTTTTTCAGAAATACTACTTCAAAAAATTTGTGATAAAAACTTAAGTATAATTAAAAGATTTAGAGGTCTAAAAACAAAAATTAAAGGAGTTGAATGTATAATAACAAGAACAGGATACACTGGTGAAGATGGATTTGAATTAATATCTAAAGAAATAGAAAAAGCATTAGATATATGGAATTCTCTCATTTCATTAGGAGCTATTCCAGCAGGTCTTGGTGCAAGAGATGTACTTAGAATAGAAGCAGGTCTTCCACTTTATGGAAATGAAATAGATGAAAATATAAATCCATTTGAAGCAAGACTTGATTTTGCTGTAAAAATGAATAAGCCAATCTTTATAGGAAAAGAAGCTTTAGAAAAAATAAAAATTACAAGAAAAAGAATAGGAATTAAAATGTTAGATAAAGGAATTCCAAGAAGTGGTTATAGAGTATATTCTAAGGAGGAGATAATTGGTTTCATAACTAGTGGGACATATTCACCTATATTGAATACTGGAATAGCAATGGCTTATTTACCTATAGAGTTTAAAGGAGAGGTTGAGGTTGAAATAAGAGGAAATAGAATGAAAGGAATAGTAACAGATTTTCCATTCTATGATATTAAAAAATATGGTTGGAAGAGGGAGAAAAATTGA
- a CDS encoding DEAD/DEAH box helicase, translating into MSLSKPIQRLLEEKGFTEFTEPQKKAIPLILEGKNVLIIAPTGTGKTEAAFLPILDMLIREGKRSGISVLYITPLRALNRDLMDRLYWWCSRLDLKVSVRHGDTESKERGKQAISPPDILITTPETLQAILPGKRLRKHLSKIKWIIVDEVHEFTNDKRGSQLSIALERIRKITEKEPQIIGLSATIGSPEEVAKFLVGVGRECEIVHVPVAKDMKLSVEMPDIKDVDLKLAEKIATFPEVAARLRLMRELIDENRSTLIFTNTRSEAEVLASRFRIWDINSPISIHHGSLSKSSRVEAETGLKRGELKGVVCTSSLELGIDIGTIDLVIQYNSPRQVTRLLQRVGRSGHWVGGTSKGVIVALDSDDALESIVIARRALREELEKVEIVEKPLDVLTHQIAGLIIEYGRLKFNEIMDLVKKAYPFRDLTIEELKSVLEYMSNRRPRLALYIPEDEVIIKARPYDAVFKYYFENLSMIPEEKHYLVINEENDEAIGILDEAFVAEYGEPGVKFIVRGSPWKILHVYKDIVYVKAENDPIGAIPDWIGDEIPVPFEIAQEVGMIRDFVYRMLKIGKSFEDIIEELEEKYPVSKHLLSKALAEVKEQVEGGWEVPTDKVITIESWEGYIIINCTFGLMINKALSRILGYLISERIGISVGASQDPYRIFLKTSIDGKEVAEILKSINPEDIKKLIEFSIEKTGLFKRRLLHVAKRFGVISKDADLSDVGLQQLADNLKGTIIWKEALKEISYKDLDISGLEYVIRKIKNGDFKIVVMEEGLPLSPISRIGIRKLSWKTDLVPADRLRRIMIESGKARLLNEARVALCCECFKYVENIKIKNFINKMVCPNCGSNKISLLDADPNEVIQMASEVLDRKKPSEKFKKLYKNALENCELISTYGIPAVMAIAARNLPRTSIIKIASTKISDIDFLVDMILKEEKENLKSKYERY; encoded by the coding sequence ATGTCACTATCAAAACCAATTCAAAGATTATTAGAAGAAAAAGGTTTTACTGAATTTACAGAACCACAAAAGAAGGCCATTCCATTAATACTTGAAGGAAAAAATGTATTAATAATAGCACCAACTGGTACTGGTAAGACTGAGGCTGCTTTTCTTCCAATATTGGATATGTTAATTAGAGAAGGTAAGAGAAGTGGAATTAGCGTACTTTATATCACTCCATTAAGAGCATTGAATAGAGATTTAATGGATAGATTATATTGGTGGTGTAGTAGACTAGACTTAAAAGTATCAGTCAGGCATGGAGATACTGAAAGTAAAGAAAGAGGGAAACAAGCTATTTCTCCTCCAGATATATTGATAACAACACCAGAAACTTTACAAGCCATACTTCCTGGCAAACGTCTTAGAAAGCATTTATCTAAAATTAAGTGGATTATAGTAGATGAAGTTCATGAATTTACAAATGATAAAAGAGGTAGTCAACTTTCTATCGCCTTAGAAAGAATTAGGAAAATAACTGAGAAAGAACCTCAAATAATAGGATTATCTGCAACCATAGGTTCTCCTGAGGAAGTGGCAAAATTTTTAGTTGGTGTTGGAAGAGAATGTGAAATAGTACATGTACCAGTAGCTAAAGATATGAAATTGAGTGTTGAAATGCCAGATATTAAAGATGTGGATTTAAAATTAGCAGAAAAGATTGCAACTTTTCCTGAAGTTGCTGCAAGATTAAGATTAATGAGAGAATTAATTGATGAAAATAGATCTACACTTATTTTTACAAATACTAGATCTGAAGCAGAAGTACTTGCTAGTAGATTTAGAATATGGGATATAAATTCACCAATTAGTATACATCATGGTAGTTTGTCTAAATCTTCTAGAGTTGAGGCTGAAACAGGACTTAAGAGAGGAGAACTTAAGGGGGTTGTTTGTACTTCATCTCTTGAACTTGGCATAGATATTGGTACAATAGATTTAGTAATTCAATATAATTCCCCAAGACAAGTAACAAGACTTTTACAAAGAGTGGGAAGATCTGGACATTGGGTTGGAGGAACTTCAAAAGGTGTAATAGTTGCTTTAGACTCAGATGATGCTTTAGAATCTATAGTAATAGCAAGAAGAGCTTTAAGAGAAGAGTTAGAGAAAGTAGAAATAGTAGAAAAACCACTTGATGTACTTACTCATCAAATAGCTGGCTTGATTATAGAATATGGAAGATTAAAATTTAATGAAATTATGGATTTGGTAAAAAAAGCTTATCCATTTAGAGATTTAACTATTGAAGAATTAAAATCAGTATTAGAATACATGAGTAATAGAAGACCAAGACTTGCGCTATATATACCAGAGGATGAAGTTATTATTAAAGCAAGACCATATGATGCAGTATTTAAATATTATTTTGAAAATTTGTCAATGATACCTGAAGAAAAACATTACTTAGTTATAAATGAAGAAAATGATGAAGCTATTGGAATACTAGATGAAGCATTTGTTGCAGAATATGGAGAACCAGGTGTAAAATTTATTGTAAGAGGATCTCCTTGGAAAATACTCCATGTTTATAAAGATATAGTATATGTAAAAGCTGAGAATGATCCAATTGGTGCAATTCCTGATTGGATTGGAGATGAAATCCCTGTTCCTTTTGAAATTGCACAAGAAGTTGGAATGATTAGGGATTTTGTTTATAGAATGTTAAAAATTGGTAAATCCTTTGAAGATATTATAGAAGAACTTGAGGAAAAATATCCTGTATCTAAACATCTTCTTAGTAAAGCGCTCGCTGAAGTAAAAGAGCAAGTAGAAGGAGGATGGGAAGTTCCAACAGATAAAGTAATTACCATAGAAAGTTGGGAAGGATATATTATCATAAACTGTACATTTGGATTAATGATAAATAAGGCACTTTCTAGAATATTGGGTTACTTAATTAGTGAACGTATTGGTATTAGTGTTGGAGCTTCCCAAGATCCTTATAGAATTTTTCTCAAAACTTCTATTGATGGAAAAGAAGTAGCAGAAATACTTAAGAGTATAAATCCTGAAGATATTAAAAAATTGATAGAATTTTCAATTGAAAAAACTGGTTTATTTAAGAGAAGATTACTTCATGTAGCAAAACGATTTGGAGTTATATCAAAGGATGCAGATTTAAGTGATGTAGGATTACAACAACTTGCAGATAATCTTAAAGGAACTATAATATGGAAAGAAGCTCTTAAGGAAATTTCTTATAAAGATTTAGATATAAGTGGACTAGAATATGTTATTAGAAAAATAAAGAATGGAGATTTTAAAATAGTAGTTATGGAAGAAGGCCTTCCATTATCTCCTATATCAAGAATTGGAATAAGGAAATTAAGTTGGAAGACTGACTTAGTACCTGCTGATAGACTTAGAAGAATAATGATAGAATCTGGAAAAGCAAGATTATTAAATGAAGCAAGAGTGGCATTATGCTGTGAATGTTTTAAATACGTAGAAAATATAAAAATTAAGAACTTTATAAATAAAATGGTTTGTCCAAATTGTGGATCTAATAAAATCTCTTTATTAGATGCTGATCCAAATGAAGTCATTCAAATGGCTTCTGAAGTACTTGATAGAAAAAAACCTTCTGAAAAATTTAAAAAACTTTATAAGAATGCTTTAGAAAATTGCGAACTTATATCAACTTATGGTATTCCAGCTGTTATGGCTATTGCAGCTAGAAATCTTCCAAGAACTTCTATAATAAAAATTGCATCAACTAAAATTTCAGATATTGATTTTCTTGTAGATATGATATTAAAAGAAGAAAAAGAGAACTTAAAGAGTAAATATGAAAGATATTAA
- the sfsA gene encoding DNA/RNA nuclease SfsA, protein MILMKIDGEIFEGEFLERLNRFTVVIKYFDKKIIAHLHDTGRLKELLIPKRRILFRKVNEKKRKTEFDVLAIKSNSSWVITDSRMPNIIVKKLIENNTLKYEILKENVRFGNSLIDFMLKDEKNTYIVEVKGCTLCKNGIALFPDAPTIRGSKQLLNMLNNCNFKPMIIFVVMREDAQKISINYEIDKKFYEIIKFGISKNLIIRAFKVALKDNEIYFLGEVPFFIE, encoded by the coding sequence ATGATTTTAATGAAAATTGATGGAGAAATCTTTGAAGGAGAATTTTTAGAAAGATTAAATAGATTTACTGTTGTAATAAAGTATTTTGATAAAAAAATAATTGCTCATTTACATGATACTGGTAGATTAAAAGAGCTCCTTATTCCTAAGAGAAGAATATTATTTAGAAAAGTTAATGAGAAAAAAAGGAAGACAGAATTTGATGTACTAGCTATTAAATCAAATAGCTCTTGGGTAATTACTGATTCAAGAATGCCAAATATAATAGTAAAAAAATTAATAGAGAATAATACTTTAAAATATGAAATATTAAAAGAAAATGTGAGATTTGGAAATTCATTAATAGATTTTATGTTAAAAGATGAGAAAAATACATATATTGTTGAAGTAAAAGGTTGCACTCTTTGTAAAAATGGCATAGCACTTTTTCCAGATGCTCCAACAATTAGAGGATCAAAGCAATTATTAAATATGTTAAATAATTGTAATTTCAAACCCATGATTATATTTGTAGTAATGAGAGAAGATGCTCAAAAAATTTCAATAAATTATGAAATTGATAAAAAGTTTTATGAAATTATTAAATTTGGAATTTCAAAGAATTTAATTATAAGAGCATTTAAAGTAGCTCTTAAAGATAATGAAATTTATTTCTTAGGAGAAGTTCCATTTTTCATTGAATAA
- a CDS encoding FAD-dependent oxidoreductase, whose translation MLNKIYDVIIIGCGPAGASAAIYAVRKKLKTLVISKDIGGQLLITGHLENYLGFIGGNGIDLVEIIKKQLEALNIEIKYEEVKKVEKENDIFKVITEKETFLGKAIIATGGSIPKKLGIPEEENFIGRGISYCAICDAPFARNKVAAVVGGGNSAFHALITVAKYANKVYLIHRRDEFRADAILIDQAKKLNNVEFLTNTIIEKIIGKEKVEGIIIKNLLNGTSYELKVNVVFVEIGREVHVDYIKHLVNIDENNRIIVDKYQRTSCKGIFAAGDITDRPYKQAIISAGDGAVAALSAYDYLIYSMKNGTSPKK comes from the coding sequence ATGTTAAATAAAATTTATGATGTTATAATAATAGGTTGCGGACCTGCAGGAGCTTCTGCTGCTATTTATGCTGTAAGAAAGAAATTGAAAACTCTTGTAATTTCTAAAGACATAGGAGGTCAATTATTAATAACAGGACATTTAGAAAACTATCTTGGCTTTATAGGTGGAAATGGTATTGATCTTGTTGAAATTATTAAAAAGCAGTTAGAAGCATTAAATATTGAAATTAAATATGAAGAAGTAAAGAAAGTAGAAAAAGAAAATGATATTTTTAAAGTAATTACTGAAAAAGAAACTTTCTTAGGAAAAGCAATTATAGCTACTGGTGGAAGTATTCCAAAGAAATTAGGAATTCCTGAAGAGGAAAATTTTATTGGTAGAGGGATAAGTTATTGTGCTATATGTGATGCTCCTTTTGCTAGAAATAAAGTAGCAGCTGTTGTTGGAGGAGGGAATTCAGCATTTCATGCACTCATTACTGTAGCTAAATATGCAAATAAAGTGTATTTAATACATAGAAGAGATGAATTTAGAGCAGATGCTATATTAATTGATCAAGCTAAAAAATTAAACAATGTAGAGTTTTTAACAAATACTATTATTGAAAAAATAATTGGAAAAGAAAAAGTTGAAGGTATAATTATTAAAAACTTATTAAATGGCACCTCATATGAATTAAAAGTTAATGTCGTATTTGTAGAAATTGGAAGAGAAGTGCATGTAGATTATATTAAACATCTTGTTAATATAGATGAAAATAATAGAATAATTGTAGATAAATATCAAAGAACTTCTTGTAAAGGTATTTTTGCTGCAGGAGATATTACAGATAGACCATATAAACAAGCAATAATATCAGCTGGAGATGGAGCAGTTGCTGCTCTTTCAGCTTATGATTATTTAATTTATTCAATGAAAAATGGAACTTCTCCTAAGAAATAA